The Trichoplusia ni isolate ovarian cell line Hi5 unplaced genomic scaffold, tn1 tig00003459, whole genome shotgun sequence nucleotide sequence tatttgaaaaaagttttgataacaagttttttttttttgacccgtttatctgatcccaagctaagcagagcttgtgttatggtaaccagacaactgataaacttacttatatatttctaaatacatacatattatagataaattacacccagacactagaaaaaatgatcatgctcatcgcACAACattttgtcctgggcgggaatcgaacccacgacctccggtatagcagtcagggtcactaaccactagaccaacaggcccgtcatatGTGATATTGCACTACTTAGCTTTCAATATGACATTCAGATTAAAATACCATGCTACCAAGTTATAGCGAGTAAAATCTTACACAATGAAATgagaattaatgttattatatgtaaataattacatatttcatgTTATTCCAGAAGCCTCACTcgatctttaaaataatagattatgttttaattaaaatttagttgGTAATACGTGCTATCTATGAACAGAGATTCCTGTCAACAGTACGTCCTATGGCCCGAGTTATCTATGCACAATGTTTTCTATCAACTAAATTCGGCGAAAAATGTTGTCCAGGAACTGAGATGTTTACTTTGCTTTCTGTACATAGTGGTATCGTGCAATCGACACTCAAGCTCATGTTTCCACATCTAGGCAGCACTTCCATTCCGTGTTTCACGTTTTCTCTTTCTAATAAGGCAAGAGGCAAGGCAAGGCAAGAGTCCAATCATTCATGTAAGAGTcgattaaaagtaataaaggtatttttattgtagatgtttctttttaccattttttaaacGGTTATCTTGTAGAAATATCATCCTGACAGTGATTACTTccctaatttattaattttaaatatgtaaatagagTCAAATACTATGTTTATTAACATCGATATCGTTAGACGCAATACTCGTAGAAGCCAGTAGAAGCAAACAACATGCAATTTCCTAGGAAGTTGCCGAACAAGAGTACAACAATCGAATATTGATTTATGCTCACTAAGTCTCGAGAATTCTAAATGAAAGAGGTCTATCTCACGCGAATAGCAAAACAAATCATATATGGCGATAGTTTTGATCGATCCGCGGTATATCCCCGGTGAGGCAGTAAAAACGTGGAAAGATGTCTCGAGGAGCGACAGACAGACACGCGACCGTTGCCAAGATATCGAACATACAGCCGGAGCTCCCTACTAACAGTCGCACGAATTTTTACGAACCCCCGAACTCacgattatattatattaggttTGGAACACTATCATTTTTCGAAAATAGGCCACGATTCCCTTAATGTTCGGAAATATTTTTCGGGAAATGTATTgatgttttctttgattttatgGGTTTCGTAGGGAAATTGGTTCGTGTTTTCATGGCTTGGTAGGAAaagcgtattttatttttgtcagtttcgtcttatatgtattaataattgTGTTGGGAATCTCTAGCACGTGTTTACcttattaaatgcaaaaaaaaaaaatatttcgctaaattgttacaaaacatttatcttAATCATCAAATTGCATTACGTATTAGCTCATTACGCttataagcatttttttgttatttaataaaattgtacctTAAAGAACAGTTAGCTACTATGTTAATATcagtataataaaaacaattaccgtattattattatcacagtGCGTTTGCGATCTACTCGAAATCGGCTTAACTAAAATCAagcgtttaatttaaataaaactttgttacctttcatttttgtctttttatgaaaacaaaacaaaatctgaGTAAACAAAAGTCAAAAAACAGTAAGAAATGAATCCATGATGAGGTATTTGAGCGATCTGCAGACGAGTGTATAACGTGATTGAAAGCTATCTAATAAAAATTCTAACGTAATCGCGACGATCTACCGTGATTCAAATATACGAGCCTTTACCAGTTTCGTAAAGGTATTTCAAAATGAGGAAGTTTTAGAAGGGTTGAAAAGCTAAATGCCTAAAACTTAGAAAGCATTCTATTTATTCAATCACTGCGAAACAAATGGCTTCATGAACTGACTGATAAAAGTTTGTGGCTCAATACGTATGACGTCATGACGGATACGGATAACCCGTACCCGTCATGATTTTGAGATAAACCACCATTCGAATATGAACTTAATTTACCCATTATTGATCTGATATGGAAACAGATTTCCTTAGAAAATATAACACGGGGGTAGAAGGGAGGGAATTTGCATAAATGGCAGTTGATTGGTGAGTGACTCGTTTACTTTTAAGTTGCTTGGAAAAGGCTTAGGGGAATTCTGTAAGTCACTAAGTTCTTGCTGTGCTTTGATACACTATATTAAACTTACTAAAAGGACCCGAACTCAAAATTTTGAGAAGTATCAATATGCCTAAACGTGTTTAATGCTCATTGGATGTGTAATGACTTTATAGATGGGCTTTCTTGCTCCCACTTACTTCTCAATTTCCTCAAAAACATGTGACGTCATATATATGACACTAGGACTGGTCATCGTCCTATCAAGAGTAATATTCAAAGCAATACGTCGCAAAAACTATCCTGGTTtccttataaaataatgaataaagcTTGACATAGATTATTGGTCATTCAAGTGTGTAAATTACAAgatataattctatttttggTGCTTACTATATAGCGGCATGCTATAGAAATACTGGTCAATTAGAGGCTAAGACTTAATAGTGCTGGCTGTGACGTGGCGTGTTCTAAGTGTGCCAGACGGCGGGTCGACTCCACTCTCGGAGTCAGCGTAAAATCGTTACACATTGTGGATAGCATTTAGAATTTACAGGGTGTTAATAGTTGCATCAAAATTGTATTTGCTTGTGGAATATTTGCAGTCAAGTTtgaaagaataaatattgtcaaaaatagGATACCTATAcctactataaataatatttgtatagagAACAGCCTTTAGACACGATACATGAAATAAAAGCGGACAAAAAATCACACACAAATAAGTCAAAGAATATTGAACCCTAAGATGagcaataaacattcaaaacattcCTAGTCTCGTAGCATTCCACAACGTGAGGAGTCGTCGCCGCGTCGCTGGCCGCGGCTCGCGGACGAAGGCGCCGCACCAAACGACCCCTATTTCCGCCTAAAAACGATATTTTCACGTCCCGGCCTACATTTAGGGTGTAAATCGAATATATAAGCCGCGAACTGACCATTTCTGTGTCAAGGGTAACAGGCTAGGAGTTTTGCGTGCCTGCCTGCCTTACTCGGTAATCGATGGCAGATTTCCGACCTTGGGTCCACCACATCCTTGGCTACTGCTGACCTGTCTAATATTAGAGGCCATTGTTTCGAATGCCGTTAGCCGGAATGAGGGAAGTTGAGGACTcgtaaaaatacagaaattctTGTGTTTTACTACGTAACTTGGCTTGGTACTTGGACGCCGAGTTCCTCGATTTATGTTAGGTATGCGGCATTAATTGAAATACGTACCGCCGATGTAAGTTCACTTGTTGATAAAAATCGaagtaaatcaattataattaggtatttaagtTAGCTTTCCTCTTTAAAGTTTTCTGTTTACCTTGATTaggatttgtttatttttaggtgcATTTggttttgtaagtttttgagGTCATGGCTAGACTGAATAAATACCTTCGTAGCTGCGTAGGTGTTGAATTTACATGCCAAGCAAGCccttaaaattgtttatatttctgcACAGTTTGAACATTTTCCCTTAAATACTTCGCTTATAAGCAGATGCATGTTTGAAAATTCTTTCGAATCATAATCGTATTTTTATCATACTTCGTTTTGATATGAATACAGAACTTTATGGCGTATTCCTCGAAAAGTCCATCCAATGAAgtttatgtcatttttattgGTTTCTCAAAAACATTGCACGATATACATAAAGCGAACATTAAActttacctttttatatttgttttgaataatactGAAACGTGCAAATACTAAACTGATTCATAAAGATTTGTTTATGACTTCCGCTACTTTTACACCTAGTTATGACTCCagttattcaaatgaaatttcTTAAGTGGTACTTTACTGATGAAATTTAATTAGCAGAGGTGATCCAAATACTTCCAGTTATTTAggttaaaaaaggaaaaatgacAGTAACAAGGCTAAATCtagcttttaaattgtttttgacacTGACAAGACTCTCTATTCTCTGCTTTACGTGTAGGGTAGTAACATGCAACATCCTAACTATGGCAAGCAATGGCTTGTGAGATATTGAAAGAATAACAAGAAACTAAAGAAATTAATTGGGtgtgttttgtgcatgtgacttgaatgttagtgaaagctccgcgacacaaggattatattatttagagcgggagtcgtttaaaaaactGATATAGATTGTACTTTCTAGAACTATCATTTTTTGTGCCTGAAATTCACACAGGCCAGAACCATATCTTACTATaccaaaccattttttttcattaatacgAACTATATAATATCAGTTCATTACTATTACAATCTCCAAATTACCTTCAACGACGCTCAATAAAGCTTAAAGAGAACTCCCAGAATTAACctcacataaaacaataaaatagtatttgaaAGAGGTTGTATTCTATTGTTACAcgtatattaaatatactaaaatatactCAACGCGAACGCAGAAATAAGACTGCGTAATCTGTGTCAAAGGCTCGCATCGATCAGAGCCCGACGTTACCTTACAAACAATTATATGcaaaatgtgtttttctttcTATCCCTTTCTTTTTTACCCCTTGAAATTCCATCGTCACTTCATTAGTGTTGGTGGAATTTAGCTAAAGTTATACATACTGTTAGGGAAATATGTAGATATGTGTATATGAGTGTGGAAAGGAATGTCCGTGTGAGACTTGTGAAACAGAGACacttttcaaagaaataatataatattatgttttgtaatcttaaataactttgattttatctttttcttctaACATGTGCACAGCATTATAccatcttaaattaaaattgaatgaattattaatttcatttaagtCTTTTACCAGAGCGACGGATAGTATAAAGTTTGTAACAAACTTTTTCATCAGATACATACAGAAACTTAAGTTTGATTATCCAGCATATATGATACAGCAGttacataaaagtaaataataaaattataacatcaaCAATAACTTGATGAAATTTCCTTTAAAACCTTATGTTTTCTAAGAAGCTTATTCTTTTCGCAGTCAAGTCTCTACTTCTTTACcacagttttcatattttctttgacCTTTGACCCGTTAAGTTAGAGATTCATATTCTaaacatataaaatgaaaattccaGTCAAATTCATGAGTCGTTGTCAttcaaactttaatatttcGCTGTAGCCATGCATGCGATGCACTGTAACGGTTTCatacaattttacaaaactGCAGAAGCCTTGTAATGCAATGTTAATGTAATGGAAAGCTGCCCAACTTgatttttgagataaaatttattaacatgATTTATTCGAATATTGCACAAGACTTCAATAATCGAATaggtgtaaaaaaaacattagcacTTCTTCACTTAGACCTGTTGGCTCAAAATCAAAACCAGAGACTTTAACCTCGTTTTAAACTGATATAATTATGGTTATGTAAGCCGACACCGCAATACAATGTGTAGAATGGCATCATTCTTCTACGcctacaataattttactttaagacgtggcgtTAGACCCCCATAACGCAAATTTTAACTGATTTACTGAACTATAGAGGCAATTTGTACATAGATAACCCCTCAAGCAAGTGTGTATTTCTTCATattcaatgtattatttttatggaatcATAATATATAAACCTTTTCGACAGTCTAAAGTGTATATTATACATCTATGTATATAAATACCACTAGAATATTaagttactaaaattaatttactaccTTCTTTCACAAGCTTATTTCCCTGCACGGTGCCCACGTTACGTCCTTAAGCAATATTATGGCGAGAGTGAgggagagagatgccactctacgcccTGTATAGCACTATCACGCTTTCataaacatcataaaattactttaaaaagtagtAGCAGACCCTCAGCTCTCTTCAAATAATTTCAACAGAATCAGATATTTCGTAGGCCGTTCAATTATGCATTAAAAGTAGGCTTAAAATAATgagtatttaattagtttcaatATATAAGTGTAGTATCGTGTGAAACCTGTTATTACCGCGTGCATTCTTGAAAGGTGTTGAACtcatttttttaccttttccTAAGTTTCTGTCGGCACTCGGCGAAATTGTAATGAACGGTGTACTGGTATAATGGCGTATTTGTATATAGAacacattcttttgtttttggtctTTTAGGAATTTTACGGTTTTAGCGAAgagttttaatagtaatttataccgaacgaacctctttttaaaagcagactctatttttataataactatcgtgagactgattcattattaaatgacgtaacggtttactcacgcgtatatatcggggtagcccgactagttcgactcgcgatcccgccgcgtctgctcatgattaaggactccggttgggtccgaaactagtcgggctaccccgataaatacgcgtgagtaaaccgttacatcatttaataaagcagactctattattaaaatatagaatgtagagaaacattttttgaaacaaGATAGTTTCAAAATTCACGCACATAACGCATTTATCCTGCTGATAatgtaaatgcgaaagtttatAAGAATCGAAGgatttttgttactctttctcgcaaaaaccactgaactgatttggaCGAAGtttgttacacagatagtttataatccgAATAAGCATATAGGATACTTTGCGACTTTTTGTTCCGGTGGGATCGAGTTTTGATTGGCAACAGCTAGAatatagattttgatttttttggcTATTCTAGATCACCTTTTGGTGGACTAGTAGAAAATGCGCTCTGCCATGAAATACACCATTTtacataatgtatataaataaataaaaccgcaCAACCAACTTGTCACTGACATTACTCATGATTAAAGCAACtaacaaaataagttttgatTGAATTCATACAATCATAGAACAACTGCCGACCCCAATACAATCGcaagtttattattaagattGTTTCAAATAGGCTTAAGTTCCATTTGattgttgcttttttaaattactccGGGTCCTTGACTTGGCCTTGGAGATTGTGTGGCCTATTTACTGTGACTCGATTGATAGCGCGGATAACACTAACTGGTTGTGACTTGCTGCTAGTTCTTATGAATTATTCGTTGACTAAATATAATAGCTGAAGAGTGTGAACcatgaaatgaaaatagacAAGCGTCATTATTTTGTTagtgttaaattattatttttggaacaaAAAAGGCATACAACCGAGTCCTAAAACTGGATAAATTTGTGGATATTTTTTGGCAAAATTACAGCTTTTTTAAGTTATACCTATGTgggatattgtaatttaagtaatcGGAACGCAACGGATGAAGGAGAGGGAAGTATGTGTGCGAGAAGGACGGAAGGCTAATGGCGAAAAAGTGTGGAACGACGACGGACGATAcggtgtttaaaataagaaagtgtgattcgaatgtaaaaataaaacaattcaaaagtgACCTACGCATTTATTATTGCCATAAATCCCACAAAATTGGGGGCTCGTCCGGGATTGGCAATAATTACGACGAACGACGACGGATACCGGCACGTGGCGAACGGCGGCCGACGATTCAAACCTCATCTACGACTTTTATGACGGTTAAGGCGAAGGAGGGCTGAAGCAAGCTAAGATGACTACGAAGCCGATAAAAGAGGAACCACATACGGGATTAAGCTCGACGTTGTATCTTACCACGGAACTTATACCTAAATTCACCGGTCAAGACAAAACCTATTCAGTGTCTCGATGGATACAAGACGTCGAAGAGAATGGTGAAATATGCGGATGGACACCGCTTCAACAGCTACTGATGGCACGGAGATCTCTAGCAGGCACCGCACAACTCTGGATACAAGCTGAACGCCCTCACAAAACATGGGAGGAACTCAAGACGGCCCTGAGTAAGGAATTTCCCGACACCGTCGACATCAAGACCATACACGAACTCATGAGTCAGCGAAAGAAAAGACGTGACGAGAGTTGCATCGACTATATGATGGTCATGAAGGAATTAGGAAAGCGAGGAAAATTTCCTGATTACGTGgctataaaatacattgttgacGGCATTGTCGACCATGAGACACATAAAATAATGCTGTACGGAGTAACAACGTATCCAGACCTAAAAGAGAAGCTCAAAATCTacgaaaacattaaagaaaaactgaagTTGGAACATAGAAGTGCCTTTAGAAGTGAAAAGCGCAGTATCATTCAGCAAAAGTCtaagaaatgttataattgtggCGATGGCAATCATTTATCAGGAGACTGTCCGCAGAAGACACAAGGTCCAAAATGCTTTCACTGCAACGAATATGGTCATATTTCACCGATGTGCCCGCATAGAAAAAACATGGCGGTGGGCGGCCGCAAGGAAGATATGagtacaaattcaaattcatcaaAATGGCGCACTTTTGGCGATAGAAGAAATAAtcatggcggcggcggcgcatcGGCAAGTGGAAGTGGTGAACGAGTGAACAAACAAGCAATGTTCGGTCACAACGAGGAAGTAGAAATGTCAAACTCAAAGATGACAGGTGACAGCCAAGACAGCAAATGTCAAATTGAATATGACATCTACGATGTAAACAAACAGTCGCTACAAGAAAAACCTCTGAAAATAGTCGAATTATGTGGAAAAGAGGCAAGTGCGCTTATAGATTCGGGCAGTGACGTGAATTTAGTGTCCTCGGAATTTTGTGCTAACGTTTCTAAATCCACGAACAATAGTATAACGCTCACTGGACTCGGTCTCGCTAAAGTGAAGTCGGTAGGTTGTATAACAACAAATGTGGTTATTGACGGTGCGAACTACGACGATGTGTTATTCTACGTTGTGCCTAAAGACTGTATGCCTTTTGATGTAATCATAGGTCAcgaatttcttaaaaatgttgtaaCAGTTATGAAAGGTTGTGATGTGTGGATGAAACCTGTGGAATGGGTGAGCAAAATTCATTGTTTCAGTTGCAGTGTTGATGTTGGTCATGTAACTAACACTAACCTAAAAGAAGAAGTTGTCCAAATGGTTGAGAACTATCAACCAAATCAAATTAAAGAAGCTCCTATCCAGctgaaaataattgtgaaaGATGATGTACCTGTAGTGCAGCGCCCACGACGCATATCCTTAAAGGAGCAAGCAGTAGTTGAGGAGCAAGTGTCGGAGTGGCTTGAGCAAGGCATTGTAAGAGTAAGTTATTCTGAATATGCCAGTCCCTTAGTTCTTGTTCGCAAAAAAGATGGTGCTATAAGGGTGTGTGTAGactatagaaaattaaatagtaaaattgtaaAGGATGAGTTCCCCTTACCTATTATTGAGGATTATATTGACAAGTTGGCTGAGGCAAAAGTATTTAGTGtattggatttaaaaaatggttttttccATTTGAATGTCAGTAGTGAGTCAATCAAGTACACTGCATTTGTTACACACCACGGGCAGTTTGAGTTCCTGAAGGCTCCATTTGGCTTATCTGTTTCCCCGAACTATTTCATGAGATTTGTGACCATAATCTTCAGAGAATTGATATCCAAAGGTGTTGTACTAATATTCGTCGACGATATCCTTGTTCCAGCTAAAGACGAACAGGAAGCAGTGGACAGCTTAAGAGAAGTTTTAAGGGTAGCATCTGAGTATGgcttacaaataaattggaaGAAAGCACATCTTATATGTCGGAGCATAACTTATTTAGCCATACAATTGAGAATGGACAAGTAAGGCCTGCCAGTGACAAGATTGACGCTGTTACAAAATTTCCAGAACCAAAAACAGTTAAGCAATTGGCAAAGTTTTATAGGGTTAGCATCATATTTCCGGAAGTATATACAGAATTTTGCATCTATAGCACGACCacttacagatttattaaagaaagatgttaattttgagtttaatgATAACCAACGACGTGCGTTCACTGTTTGAAGGAATGTCTGACTACCAAACCAGTTTTAAGGATATTCAATCCAAGATTTGAAACAGAAATGCATACAGATGCCTCACGTTTGGCTTATGCCGCTATTCTTATGCAGCGTTCTGACGATGATGGTGGACTACATCCAGTGTACTATATGAGCCGTAAAACAAGCGAAGCAGAAAAGAAGTACACCAGTTATGAATTGGAAAGTCTGGCCATTATAGAAGGCGTGAAAAAATTTAGACATTACTTGTAtggtttgaaatttaaaattgtaaccgATTGCCAAGCATTTCAGATGACACTTAAGAAAAAAGATTTGTGTACAAGAGTCGCAGATGGGCATTACTTCTACAGGTTTGACTTTGTAGTTGAACATCGGCCGGGAACTAGGATGAAGCATACTGATGCATTAAGCCGAAACCCCTTACGTAGCAGTGGTTACTCTGCATGACGAAATCAGACAAGCACAACAGACAGATGATGGTATAAAAGCTATATTAGAGATATTACAAGAAAGAAGCTATGgtgattattatattgataatggATTGTTGTACAAAGGAGTGGAAAAGCATCTAGTGATACCAAAGTCTatggaaaatgaaatcataagAAGAGCTCATGCAAATGGAcacttttcaaagaaaaagatgactgaattaataagtaaagattattttattaagaacctAGATAAGAAAATTGAAGATTTCATTACCAGTTGTATTCCATGTTTATTAGCCACGCGTAAGGAGGGAAAACAGGAAGGTTTTCTGCAACCAATCGAAAAGGAAGAATCACCATTACACACACTTCATTTGGATCACATTGGTCCCATGACAGAGACGAAGAAGCAGTACAACCATATTCTTACAATTGTAGACGCATTTACGAAGTTCACTTGGATTTTTCCCACTAAGAGCACCACCagtaaagaaacaattgaaaagttGAAATTCACCAGCAACATTTTGGCAATCCTACTAGATTTATAACTGATCGAGGAACAGCTTATACGAGTAATGAGTTTCAAGAGTATTGTAAAGATGAAAACATACAGCACATCAAAATTACAACTGGGATACCTAGAGGAAATGGTCAGGTTGAAAGAGTTCATCGTACTATAATCTCTGTACTTACAAAATTGTGTATAGAAAACCCTTCGCTTTGGTACAGGCATGTAAGTAGATTACAGCGAGCTCTAAATAGTACTTTTCAGCGAAGCATAAATTCAACACCCTATCAACTATTGATTGGGACTAAAATGAGAATGAAAGAAGATATTGAGATCTATGACTTGCTTTTGGAAGAAGGAAGAGAAGCTATTCAGAGGAGAGAGAAAAACTCAGAGAAAAAGCTAAGGAACAGATTCTACAGGTCCAGGAAGAGAATATAAgaaatttcaatagaaaaagaaaaagaaagcaTGAAGTACAAAGAAGGAGATTTGGTGGCAATAAAACGCACGCAATTTGGAactggaatgaaaataaaagccaaATATCTAGGACcctataaagttataaaagtgaAGAGGAATGACAGATATGAAGTGAAAAAGCTGGATCCTAATACGGAAGGACCTGGTGCAACCTCTAGTTCAGCTGATTGCATGAAGTTGTGGCCAGATGTCAACCCCAAAACCTAAAGCATAAGagttgatttataatttttgttttttttttggtttgtgtgAGAGTTTTATTCCATTGTTAACTTAGTTTATTGATTTGGTTGTAAATCTGTTGTACTACAATGTTACTCTTGTTTATTACCAATAAGTGATCTGTATTTGTTCATATGGTGTAATTTTGTTACCTCACAAAATTACTAGTTTGTTGTATAAACTTAAGCTTGTTTAAGTAAAGAATTGTTACTTGGTCTGTAAATtcgatttaagttaaataatatataagatTAATGAATGCATGTGGTGAATGTTTGAGAGCATGTCTGAGGACAGACATGGATCAGGAATGGCCGATTGTgggatattgtaatttaagtaatcGGAACGCAACGGATGAAGGAGAGGGAAGTATGTGTGCGAGAAGGACGGAAGGCTAATGGCGAAAAAGTGTGGAACGACGACGGACGA carries:
- the LOC113507901 gene encoding uncharacterized protein LOC113507901 isoform X2, with protein sequence MTTKPIKEEPHTGLSSTLYLTTELIPKFTGQDKTYSVSRWIQDVEENGEICGWTPLQQLLMARRSLAGTAQLWIQAERPHKTWEELKTALSKEFPDTVDIKTIHELMSQRKKRRDESCIDYMMVMKELGKRGKFPDYVAIKYIVDGIVDHETHKIMLYGVTTYPDLKEKLKIYENIKEKLKLEHRSAFRSEKRSIIQQKSKKCYNCGDGNHLSGDCPQKTQGPKCFHCNEYGHISPMCPHRKNMAVGGRKEDMSTNSNSSKWRTFGDRRNNHGGGGASASGSGERVNKQAMFGHNEEVEMSNSKMTGDSQDSKCQIEYDIYDVNKQSLQEKPLKIVELCGKEASALIDSGSDVNLVSSEFCANVSKSTNNSITLTGLGLAKVKSVGCITTNVVIDGANYDDVLFYVVPKDCMPFDVIIGHEFLKNVVTVMKGCDVWMKPVEWVSKIHCFSCSVDVGHVTNTNLKEEVVQMVENYQPNQIKEAPIQLKIIVKDDVPVVQRPRRISLKEQAVVEEQVSEWLEQGILKTNRKQWTA
- the LOC113507901 gene encoding uncharacterized protein LOC113507901 isoform X1; the encoded protein is MTTKPIKEEPHTGLSSTLYLTTELIPKFTGQDKTYSVSRWIQDVEENGEICGWTPLQQLLMARRSLAGTAQLWIQAERPHKTWEELKTALSKEFPDTVDIKTIHELMSQRKKRRDESCIDYMMVMKELGKRGKFPDYVAIKYIVDGIVDHETHKIMLYGVTTYPDLKEKLKIYENIKEKLKLEHRSAFRSEKRSIIQQKSKKCYNCGDGNHLSGDCPQKTQGPKCFHCNEYGHISPMCPHRKNMAVGGRKEDMSTNSNSSKWRTFGDRRNNHGGGGASASGSGERVNKQAMFGHNEEVEMSNSKMTGDSQDSKCQIEYDIYDVNKQSLQEKPLKIVELCGKEASALIDSGSDVNLVSSEFCANVSKSTNNSITLTGLGLAKVKSVGCITTNVVIDGANYDDVLFYVVPKDCMPFDVIIGHEFLKNVVTVMKGCDVWMKPVEWVSKIHCFSCSVDVGHVTNTNLKEEVVQMVENYQPNQIKEAPIQLKIIVKDDVPVVQRPRRISLKEQAVVEEQVSEWLEQGIVRLKTNRKQWTA